The region TACCTGTCGGGCCACATCGCGAAGAAGGACGGCAAGGTCTGGGCCGGCAAACTCGGCGCCGACCTGCAGACGGAAGACGGCAAGGCCGCCGCGCGCGCGATCGCGATCGACCTGCTCGCGACGCTGCACGCGCACACCGGCGACCTGAACAAGGTCACGCGCATCGTGAAGCTGATGAGCCTCGTGAACTCGACGCTCGACTTCACCGAACAGCACATCGTCACGAACGGCGCATCGGAACTGATCGCGGAAGTGTTCGGCGACGCGGGCAAGCACGCGCGTTCGGCATTCGGCGTCGCGCAGATTCCGCTCGGCGCGTGCGTCGAGATCGAACTGATCGCCGAAGTCGCGTAACGCGCCCGATGACCGGCCGCCGCGTCCGTTTCAAGCAGGTCGACGTGTTCACGTCGGTCCCGTTCAAGGGCAACCCGCTTGCCGTGGTATTCGACGCCGACGCGCTCGGCGACGACGACATGCTCGCAATCGCCCGCTGGACGAACCTGTCGGAAACCACGT is a window of Burkholderia latens DNA encoding:
- a CDS encoding RidA family protein — protein: MANVYDKLKSLGIELPTAGAPAAAYVMSAQSGNTVYLSGHIAKKDGKVWAGKLGADLQTEDGKAAARAIAIDLLATLHAHTGDLNKVTRIVKLMSLVNSTLDFTEQHIVTNGASELIAEVFGDAGKHARSAFGVAQIPLGACVEIELIAEVA